A single region of the Pseudomonas sp. VD-NE ins genome encodes:
- a CDS encoding sel1 repeat family protein, producing the protein MAHAIEFNITEKLSFPVEKQPIQLRPNNLKGENKMSRTLINILTAITILFSGHTLAQLTPYQQAAKIRGIMLFKQYKPAESELRVAAEAGDSEAQFYLADELRQQKQRMTVEAQKWYEASASQGDYYAMFKLATTSGDLCSVINQCPPGSKKPSEWLDLLIKTATPRAVSGDAEAMAILYNATAELKWLEKSAAAGYAPSQWLLANRYAEGEGTFLLPWKRKNAEEELLKSASEGGYPPAMIEYISILFQRNDLESVRYWWEVAAKTGYQAAVASYGAYLSHTPDKVGYSIDLVKGYALVSLLKELDGGGNIQAYVEGKLPQIAEKMTPAQIEEAKKYAIEWKATHPPLSFFPEKIGF; encoded by the coding sequence ATGGCTCATGCCATAGAGTTCAATATTACGGAAAAACTTTCGTTCCCGGTGGAAAAGCAACCTATACAGCTCCGCCCCAACAATTTGAAGGGGGAAAATAAGATGTCACGCACACTAATAAACATTCTCACTGCAATCACAATACTATTTTCTGGACATACGCTCGCCCAACTGACTCCTTACCAACAAGCTGCAAAAATTCGCGGGATAATGTTATTCAAGCAATACAAACCGGCGGAATCTGAACTACGTGTTGCCGCAGAGGCTGGAGATTCGGAGGCACAGTTCTATCTAGCAGATGAGCTTCGCCAGCAAAAGCAGCGAATGACCGTCGAGGCACAAAAGTGGTATGAGGCTTCGGCCTCCCAAGGCGATTACTATGCAATGTTCAAACTTGCGACGACTTCAGGAGATCTTTGCTCCGTCATCAATCAATGTCCTCCAGGAAGCAAAAAACCGAGTGAATGGTTAGACCTATTGATAAAAACCGCAACTCCTCGCGCCGTAAGTGGAGATGCCGAAGCAATGGCGATTTTGTACAATGCAACTGCAGAGTTAAAGTGGTTGGAAAAGTCAGCGGCAGCCGGATATGCACCTTCACAGTGGTTACTCGCCAATCGTTATGCCGAGGGCGAAGGCACATTTTTACTTCCTTGGAAGAGGAAGAATGCTGAGGAGGAGTTGCTAAAATCCGCCTCTGAAGGTGGCTACCCCCCCGCGATGATTGAATATATATCGATCCTTTTCCAACGGAACGATTTAGAAAGTGTTCGATATTGGTGGGAAGTGGCGGCAAAAACCGGTTACCAAGCTGCCGTTGCAAGTTATGGTGCATATCTATCCCATACTCCCGACAAAGTTGGCTATTCCATAGATCTAGTTAAAGGCTACGCACTTGTATCCTTGCTTAAAGAACTGGATGGCGGTGGAAACATTCAAGCTTATGTCGAAGGCAAGTTACCTCAAATAGCGGAGAAAATGACGCCCGCTCAAATTGAGGAAGCAAAAAAATATGCGATTGAATGGAAGGCTACTCACCCGCCTCTTTCTTTCTTCCCTGAAAAAATAGGCTTTTGA
- a CDS encoding DUF1652 domain-containing protein yields MFLSALELRNIIESSFLPKRCQCTLSPDLSMTVKVFGDHQTDQVDLLVSGIDASHLNGCREINELIAGLRSDLNQQTVQHHYSPRSRVV; encoded by the coding sequence ATGTTTCTGTCTGCCTTGGAACTACGCAATATCATTGAAAGCAGTTTTCTGCCGAAACGATGCCAGTGCACGCTGTCGCCGGACTTGTCGATGACCGTCAAGGTTTTCGGCGATCACCAGACCGATCAGGTTGATCTGCTGGTCAGTGGGATCGACGCCAGCCACCTCAATGGCTGTCGTGAAATCAACGAATTGATCGCCGGGCTGCGATCGGATCTGAACCAGCAAACTGTGCAACATCACTACAGCCCACGCTCCAGAGTCGTCTAA
- a CDS encoding sel1 repeat family protein: protein MSSAKITIKLMNAALTLLTIIATESSALTHEQLQAKIQGIELYNQYKAISAIDFLKTAAGGGDDEALYYLGEALRKNNRHMTPEAKKAYESSAKKGNIYSMIRLGRIEDDLCSTMKNCPQGEDSPNNWVIKAKSLAIQRSAQGDSESMYLLYEMTGNDDWLEKSAENGFAFAQFRLATKYQEGSGSFLLPSRRNQAIERWMKASAENGYPLAMMGLAAIMIEKNDLASFRNWNEKAADSSYVEGVFGYASYIGEEDSKYGFAFDPIKSYALLSNLLELNGGGNVVRDVNDTLPGIEKNMSKEQIEKAKELAKTWKTNHPPLSFYPDKLGY from the coding sequence ATGAGTTCAGCAAAGATAACAATAAAACTAATGAATGCGGCGTTAACGTTGTTAACTATAATAGCAACCGAATCATCTGCTCTTACGCACGAACAGCTTCAGGCAAAAATCCAGGGCATTGAACTCTACAATCAATACAAAGCCATTTCTGCGATCGATTTTTTGAAAACCGCCGCTGGCGGCGGAGATGATGAGGCGCTCTACTATCTGGGCGAAGCGTTAAGAAAAAATAACCGCCACATGACTCCGGAAGCTAAAAAAGCATACGAAAGCTCCGCAAAAAAGGGGAATATCTACTCTATGATTCGCCTTGGGAGAATTGAAGACGACTTGTGTTCAACCATGAAAAACTGTCCACAAGGTGAAGACTCTCCTAACAACTGGGTAATCAAAGCTAAAAGCCTTGCAATTCAACGATCAGCGCAGGGAGATAGCGAATCAATGTACCTGTTATATGAAATGACAGGCAATGATGACTGGTTGGAGAAGTCAGCAGAGAACGGATTCGCATTTGCGCAGTTCCGTCTGGCGACGAAGTACCAAGAAGGAAGTGGTTCATTTTTACTACCCTCGAGACGCAACCAAGCTATCGAACGATGGATGAAGGCGTCTGCTGAAAATGGTTATCCACTTGCAATGATGGGGTTAGCCGCAATCATGATCGAAAAAAATGATTTAGCCTCGTTCAGAAACTGGAACGAAAAAGCAGCTGACTCGAGCTACGTAGAAGGTGTATTTGGATATGCATCCTACATAGGCGAAGAAGACTCAAAATACGGTTTCGCATTCGACCCAATAAAATCATATGCTTTACTTTCAAACCTGCTGGAACTTAATGGTGGGGGAAATGTAGTACGAGACGTCAATGACACATTACCCGGCATAGAAAAAAACATGTCAAAAGAGCAAATAGAAAAAGCAAAAGAACTCGCGAAAACGTGGAAGACCAACCACCCGCCTCTCTCATTCTACCCAGACAAGCTAGGTTATTAA
- a CDS encoding sel1 repeat family protein — protein sequence MTKFLTWPLLIALFSWAEPSPAADSVPEKVSGIVLYNQLKINAATQQLQIESNDGNSDSQYYLAEIIRKKNRYMAPEAQHWYEKAAEKDNIYAMIQLGRHKNDFCQKIGNCPTFKKTQAEWFAQAKGLVLPKAQEGDPESLYLMYEITLNREWLEKSANAGYSLAQYWMAVSERQGEGFFLIPGKRDASVKKWLLLSSEGGYPKAMMDYLEILHREGDTASIRQWLELAARSGYQMAVSSYGAYISHTPDKLDYPLDLVKGYALFTLLKDLGDAGGIGRYVERKGEEIREKMTPAQIEDSERIAKEWKDTHPPLSFFPDKLGD from the coding sequence ATGACCAAATTCTTGACTTGGCCTTTATTAATTGCTCTTTTTTCTTGGGCAGAACCAAGCCCGGCGGCAGACAGCGTCCCTGAAAAAGTTTCAGGAATAGTTCTATACAACCAACTCAAAATTAACGCAGCGACTCAACAACTCCAAATTGAAAGCAACGACGGAAACTCGGACTCTCAATACTATTTGGCGGAAATCATTCGTAAAAAAAACCGTTACATGGCCCCCGAAGCGCAACATTGGTATGAAAAGGCAGCAGAAAAAGACAATATCTATGCAATGATTCAACTGGGCCGACACAAAAATGACTTTTGTCAGAAGATTGGCAACTGCCCTACATTCAAGAAAACCCAAGCGGAATGGTTTGCACAAGCTAAAGGATTAGTTCTACCAAAGGCGCAGGAAGGCGATCCCGAATCCTTGTATCTAATGTATGAAATCACTCTGAATCGTGAGTGGTTAGAGAAATCCGCAAACGCGGGATACTCGCTCGCGCAGTACTGGATGGCGGTCAGCGAACGTCAGGGCGAAGGCTTCTTCTTGATTCCAGGAAAACGTGATGCATCTGTAAAAAAATGGCTTTTGCTTTCGTCGGAAGGTGGATATCCAAAAGCAATGATGGATTACCTGGAAATTTTACATAGAGAAGGCGACACAGCAAGTATTCGCCAGTGGCTTGAGTTAGCAGCCCGCAGTGGTTACCAAATGGCAGTAAGCAGCTATGGCGCCTATATTTCCCACACTCCGGACAAACTGGATTACCCCCTAGATCTAGTTAAAGGTTATGCGCTTTTTACATTGCTTAAAGATCTAGGTGATGCTGGCGGAATCGGAAGATATGTTGAGCGAAAAGGTGAAGAAATTCGCGAGAAAATGACACCAGCACAGATTGAAGATTCAGAAAGAATAGCTAAAGAATGGAAAGACACTCACCCACCCCTCTCATTTTTCCCTGACAAACTAGGAGATTGA
- a CDS encoding sel1 repeat family protein codes for MEDQPPASLILPRQARLLIAVRTFRIILAMLIAALSANSSAHSRTNESTLGMVLYNQLKLDLAIRELKKEADSGNVNSQYYFAEALRKRSRYMTAEAQQWYETAANNGSIFAMIQLGRQNDDLCRKMTNCPASKKSSADWLIQAKKMASSTDPPESSYLMYEITFDRTWLEKSANAGYALAQYWMAVGDRQGEGFFLIPGKRDEAISKWLKASSEGGNPKAMMEYIEILYKKGDLDGVRHWLQAAAETGDQKAISSYGSYIAHAPDQVGYPLDLVKGYALISLLKELDGGGAIQDFVQDTLEEIGSKMTPKQIESSKAVAEQWKTSHPPLSFFPEKLGR; via the coding sequence GTGGAAGACCAACCACCCGCCTCTCTCATTCTACCCAGACAAGCTAGGTTATTAATAGCAGTGCGAACATTTAGAATTATTTTAGCAATGCTGATCGCCGCTCTTTCTGCAAACAGCTCAGCACATTCGCGAACAAATGAATCAACCCTGGGAATGGTGTTATACAACCAGCTAAAATTAGACTTGGCGATTCGCGAACTAAAAAAAGAGGCCGATTCGGGAAATGTGAATTCACAGTATTACTTTGCGGAGGCACTTCGAAAGCGAAGCCGGTACATGACCGCTGAAGCGCAGCAATGGTACGAAACCGCTGCGAATAATGGTTCTATATTTGCCATGATTCAGCTAGGCCGCCAAAACGATGACCTCTGCAGAAAAATGACCAATTGTCCCGCGAGTAAAAAATCAAGCGCTGATTGGTTGATTCAGGCTAAAAAAATGGCATCAAGCACAGACCCCCCTGAGTCTTCGTATTTAATGTATGAAATAACTTTCGATCGTACTTGGTTGGAAAAATCTGCAAACGCAGGTTATGCGCTCGCGCAATATTGGATGGCCGTCGGTGATCGACAAGGTGAGGGATTTTTTCTTATACCTGGAAAACGTGATGAGGCCATCAGCAAATGGCTGAAAGCTTCCTCTGAAGGCGGCAACCCAAAAGCAATGATGGAATACATTGAGATCCTGTATAAGAAAGGCGATCTTGATGGGGTGCGCCATTGGCTTCAGGCAGCAGCTGAAACGGGCGATCAAAAAGCAATTAGCAGCTATGGCTCTTACATTGCCCATGCACCAGACCAAGTTGGTTATCCCCTCGACCTTGTTAAAGGTTATGCACTGATTAGCCTTCTGAAAGAGTTGGATGGTGGAGGCGCTATTCAAGATTTCGTTCAAGATACTCTCGAAGAAATTGGCAGCAAAATGACACCTAAACAGATAGAAAGTTCTAAAGCTGTCGCTGAGCAATGGAAAACCTCTCACCCACCGCTCTCGTTCTTCCCCGAAAAGCTAGGAAGATAA
- a CDS encoding DUF4123 domain-containing protein — protein sequence MHVKALSALLEAPRHGFEELPRESSDLTLCFIIDRVRQPEAMSRFYRVGEPVDTQGLFLNTDFAEIAAEGPLWLVAPWGSRLAAEAAKLCEENFSGIALSTTDPAKALAHARWLLRANDGSGGQSLLSYHKPSLWAALAYTAGESSHQLFGPWQHVYSPAPVHFGRNRGRWLSWRPVSELEWLGDVSAFNLPPTAPKVQEHLGWVYWADEQYAAYGEPTDEQLPNLVENLNVLVAHNIYEGRHLLKLGQITNGPLLETHPQAMAILQSREESFIKVQQLQQLAISAA from the coding sequence TAAAAGCGCTGAGCGCCCTCCTCGAAGCGCCACGCCATGGGTTCGAGGAACTGCCGAGAGAAAGCTCCGACCTGACCCTGTGTTTCATCATCGATCGCGTCCGCCAGCCGGAAGCCATGAGCCGCTTCTACCGTGTCGGTGAGCCCGTAGACACCCAAGGTCTGTTTCTCAACACCGACTTCGCTGAAATCGCCGCTGAAGGCCCTCTCTGGCTGGTCGCCCCGTGGGGCAGTCGACTCGCAGCCGAAGCGGCAAAGCTCTGCGAAGAAAATTTCTCCGGCATTGCCCTCTCCACAACAGATCCAGCCAAGGCACTGGCACATGCCCGCTGGCTCCTGCGTGCCAACGATGGCTCCGGTGGCCAAAGCCTATTGAGCTATCACAAGCCAAGCCTGTGGGCCGCGCTGGCCTACACCGCTGGTGAAAGTTCGCATCAGCTTTTCGGCCCTTGGCAACACGTTTACAGCCCGGCACCGGTCCACTTCGGGCGCAATCGCGGTCGCTGGCTCAGCTGGCGCCCCGTTTCGGAACTTGAATGGCTGGGCGACGTCTCAGCGTTCAACCTGCCGCCAACAGCGCCAAAGGTTCAGGAGCATCTGGGTTGGGTTTACTGGGCAGACGAGCAATACGCTGCCTACGGTGAACCCACCGACGAACAACTGCCCAACCTCGTGGAAAACCTCAACGTGCTGGTTGCGCACAACATTTACGAAGGTCGTCATTTACTGAAACTGGGCCAAATCACCAACGGCCCGCTGCTCGAGACGCACCCTCAGGCAATGGCCATCCTGCAATCCAGGGAAGAGTCGTTCATCAAAGTGCAGCAGTTGCAGCAACTCGCTATCAGCGCTGCTTGA
- a CDS encoding sel1 repeat family protein yields the protein MLFSKHANSELSTQQQNSKSEGIKLYNQYKATSAIEFLKIAADGGDDEALYYLGESIRKNNRYLTQEAQKAYEESAKKGNIYSMIRLGGADQDLCVTMKNCSPSEQSPEGWMNEAKKLATDQASHGNAESMYLLWEITGNDEWLEKSAEKDFALAQFRLATKYQEGGGVFLLPSRRSDEIEKWMKASAENGYPPAMMGFAAARLEKADFSSFRTWNEKAADSGYVSAVFGYASYIGEVEPKYGFTSDPVTSYALLSNLLELDGGGNVINNVNDVLPEVEKNLSKEQIGKAKELAKTWKANHPPLSFFPDKLGY from the coding sequence ATGCTGTTTAGCAAGCATGCAAACTCCGAGCTATCCACCCAACAACAAAACTCAAAAAGCGAGGGGATAAAACTCTACAATCAATACAAAGCCACTTCTGCGATTGAGTTTTTGAAGATCGCCGCTGATGGTGGCGATGATGAAGCACTCTATTACCTAGGTGAATCAATAAGAAAAAACAACAGATACTTGACTCAGGAAGCACAAAAGGCTTACGAGGAGTCAGCAAAAAAAGGCAATATTTATTCTATGATTCGGCTCGGAGGAGCGGACCAAGACTTGTGCGTAACCATGAAGAATTGTTCCCCCTCTGAGCAATCGCCTGAAGGCTGGATGAATGAAGCTAAAAAGCTTGCAACTGATCAGGCATCTCATGGAAATGCTGAGTCTATGTACTTGTTATGGGAAATAACAGGGAACGATGAATGGTTAGAAAAATCTGCAGAAAAAGATTTCGCTTTGGCGCAATTTCGTTTAGCGACTAAATATCAAGAAGGTGGCGGAGTATTCCTACTGCCCTCCAGAAGATCAGATGAAATCGAAAAGTGGATGAAAGCGTCTGCAGAGAATGGCTATCCTCCAGCTATGATGGGATTTGCCGCTGCCAGGCTTGAAAAAGCCGACTTTTCATCGTTTAGAACTTGGAATGAAAAAGCTGCAGATTCAGGCTACGTATCAGCGGTTTTTGGTTATGCTTCTTATATAGGCGAAGTTGAACCAAAATACGGATTCACCTCAGACCCAGTGACGTCATATGCGCTACTATCAAATCTACTAGAGCTTGATGGTGGTGGAAACGTAATAAACAATGTTAACGATGTTTTGCCAGAAGTGGAAAAAAACCTGTCAAAAGAGCAGATAGGGAAAGCAAAAGAACTCGCAAAAACGTGGAAGGCCAACCATCCGCCTCTCTCGTTCTTCCCTGACAAGCTAGGATATTAA
- a CDS encoding sel1 repeat family protein, translated as MRLFRYFFVATFLISTTPAFASKSAREVAAGIALYNQLKFDAAFPSLEKEAQSGNVESQYYLGEALRKRNRYMTPEAQQWYETAAMNGSIYAMIQLGRAKNDLCAIMENCPPSKKTQAEWFVEAKKITLPKANDGDPESLYLMYEITLDHKWLEKSANAGYPLAQYWMAVSERQGEGYFLIPGGRDASVRRWLLLSSEGGNPKAMMEYLETLYVKGEMESTRHWLEVAAATGEQAALSNYGAYISHTPDKVGYPLDLVKGYAIFSLLKELGDSGGVQDYVDRKIEKIAEKMTPEQFEQSKIVAQEWKATHPPISFFPEKLSD; from the coding sequence GTGAGGCTATTCAGGTATTTCTTTGTCGCAACATTTTTAATAAGTACCACGCCTGCTTTTGCGTCAAAATCAGCGCGCGAAGTTGCTGCAGGCATTGCTTTATATAATCAGTTAAAATTTGACGCAGCCTTCCCCTCATTAGAAAAAGAAGCACAATCTGGAAATGTGGAGTCGCAATACTATTTAGGCGAAGCGCTAAGAAAGCGCAACCGATATATGACGCCCGAAGCACAGCAATGGTATGAAACAGCGGCGATGAATGGCTCCATATACGCTATGATTCAGTTGGGCAGAGCAAAAAACGATCTATGCGCAATAATGGAAAACTGCCCACCGTCTAAAAAAACTCAAGCCGAGTGGTTCGTGGAAGCCAAGAAAATCACTTTGCCGAAGGCAAATGACGGCGATCCAGAATCTCTGTATTTAATGTATGAAATCACCTTGGATCATAAGTGGTTAGAGAAATCTGCAAATGCAGGATATCCACTCGCGCAATATTGGATGGCTGTAAGTGAAAGACAAGGTGAAGGTTACTTCTTAATTCCTGGAGGACGTGATGCGTCAGTAAGAAGATGGCTACTACTCTCTTCCGAGGGTGGCAACCCAAAAGCAATGATGGAATATCTAGAAACACTGTATGTAAAAGGAGAAATGGAGAGCACTCGGCACTGGCTTGAAGTGGCCGCAGCAACCGGCGAGCAAGCAGCTCTGAGCAACTATGGAGCGTACATTTCACATACTCCCGACAAAGTTGGCTACCCACTGGACCTAGTTAAAGGCTACGCTATTTTTTCTTTGTTAAAAGAGCTCGGCGACAGCGGTGGAGTGCAAGATTATGTTGACCGTAAAATTGAAAAAATTGCTGAAAAAATGACACCAGAACAATTTGAACAGTCAAAAATCGTTGCGCAAGAGTGGAAAGCCACCCATCCACCGATTTCTTTTTTCCCCGAAAAACTTAGCGACTGA
- a CDS encoding DUF2790 domain-containing protein — protein sequence MNIRPLLLTAALACTAFAGMAQANDTSATSKAVPYQYGMPLQVAKVVSLTEPPTQLCKVVTADMKYIDNAGKPEEISYRKLSDACNFQN from the coding sequence ATGAACATTCGCCCTTTATTGCTCACCGCCGCCCTCGCCTGCACCGCGTTTGCCGGGATGGCCCAGGCCAATGACACTTCGGCCACGTCCAAAGCCGTGCCGTATCAGTACGGCATGCCGCTGCAGGTGGCCAAAGTGGTGTCGTTGACCGAGCCGCCAACGCAACTGTGCAAAGTGGTTACGGCCGATATGAAGTACATCGACAACGCCGGTAAGCCCGAGGAGATCAGCTACCGGAAATTGTCTGACGCGTGCAACTTCCAGAACTGA